Genomic window (Opitutales bacterium):
CCTCATAGGCCCATTCCTTACCAGCCTCATCAGTGGCGCGCAAAAAGACAGCCTCTCCGTCCAGACCAGATGCCTGGAGCACCACAGACAGGTTGATGGGAACATCGCCAAATAAATCGCGCTCTGTTTTTAAAGACAGAATCGAAACATCAACAGGCTCGACCCGATCGGCCTCCCAAAGTACTGGAAATACGGGAGGAAGGCGCTCCGAGATCCCACCTTCTATCGGCCAATCTGTTGCATTTCCGTCAGAGAATAACAAAATCGCTGCAGTAGAAGATTCGCCATAGCGCTCTTGAAGCTGCGAAAGACCATTGAACAAACGTGTCTCGGTGTCCTCAAAGTCGGTTGAAGTAGGATTCTCTTGGAACTTCAAAGACTCCCCAACCGTAAAATGAGAGTAGTCAAAATCATCGACGCCCAGTCGCTGCCGCTGCTCCAGCTCATTAAGAATCCGAGTCGACATCTCGGCCAAGGTCTGGCCATCTGGCCCATTTTTCAGCTGCATACTTTCGCTGCTATCAAGGAGCTGAATTACGGATAACTTGCCAGGCACTGCACGCTGATACCGCATCGACGGTTCCATCAAGCAAAACAACAACAGACTGATCGCAGAAAACTTACATAACAAAGCGACAAAGCGAGCCAACGGATTGAGCAAAGTCGCTTTGCGGTATCCCCATAAAAGAATCAAGAGTGCTGCTACAAACAGCACCGGAAGCAGCCAGACCCAATTGGGCTCAGCAAAGAAAAATTCGCCCTCAGTGTCCATCTATTCTCTGCCCAGCCTTTCGAAATAGGCTTTTACTCGATCCCCATAGGCCTCGGGAATAGGATTCTCCACAGCAGGCGCCAACAACGCACTTCCTCCCTCGATCTCGCGGATTCTTCCGTCGAGCTGATATCTTACTTCGCGTAACGGTGAAAAAACCAATTGGCGCAACAAGTCCCACTGGGGCATCGTGTCATCTCTCGACGCCTCCGCAAAGAGTGTTTCCATAACCTCACGCGCCTCGCGAACTTGACTCCGCGAACGCTCATCGTTGATCAACTCCTCCACAATACGCAAACGCTCGCCCCAGTCATCAGAATTACTAAATCTGCCAGAGCCGACACCCACCCCAGAACTCATGTCTTGGTTGAATGCTTCGGAAGCAGCAGAGCTAGCATGATCGCTGGTTTCTGATGCCTCTCCTGCCAAGCCTTCTCGGAGTTCCTCAGATAATTGATCTAGCTCGGATCGTGCAAGCTCCAGGCTGCTCAGCTCTTCTCCCAAAGCTGAGGCTACTGCTTTGTCTAAACTTTCCTTGAGAGCAGCCATAGATTCGCGCGCTTCCATCTCGAAAAAACTTCCTGAGCCAAATTGCCCACGCTCCAGAGCTTCAGAGGCGTCCTCTAACGATGCTGCGATCGGCATGCGCATGGAACGCACCAACATAGCGTCAATATGCCGGGCCAGCACAGGATTGCTCCGCACTGCGTCGAGAGCTAAAGCATCCATTTTGCTCATGAGAGCATCAATACGTCTCGCCTGATCCACAAGGTCATGGACCAACTCCAGTTCAAAGCCTTGCAAATTACTTCCAATCTCCGATTCACCATCAGCGATCTTCCTGCCGATCTCTTGCTGTCTACGCATCAGGCGATCCATCTCTTCGCGCGCGCCCACTAGGCTTTGAGTCAAAGCTTCGGCAGCGACATCGCTCATTTCTGACTCTAGACGCTCGACCTCACTCGACGCGGATTCACCTGCCTTTTGCGCCGTCTCCAGATCACCCTGCTCCAATGCCTCTGCAGCGACGCGCATCGAAGATTCCATCGCATTGAGCGCATCTTGCGCAGACGTTGATGCGTCAGAGCTGTGCCCACTTTCAGGTCCATCCGAAGTTCCTGCCAAATTTTCGCTGACCTCACCTGAAGCCGCTTCTTGTGCCGAATCCTGGGCTATTTGACCCGCTTCGTTTTTAAGGGTCCGTTGTTCATCAGCGAGACGTTTCAACTCTTCGCGCAAGCGGTCACGTTCACTCTCGTTTGCGGCATTTGCGAGATTCTCTGTAAAACGCTGTAACCCCTGATTGATCTGTTGTTGCCGCCTCGCAAGCTCCCGAAGTCGGTTTAAAAACGCTAGGGTCTCGCGCTCGGCTTCGCTAAGCTCCATCTCTGCCAGAGTCTCGTTAGCATAGGTATCGTCGGAAGGAGTCAGGTCCAAATCAAGTTCACCGGCTCCAGCGTCTGCCAGTGTCCTCTCAGGTGCGTCTTCACCCGGCTGCCCTTCCGTTAGGAGAACGCTGTCAGGCGCGATTTTCAAAAGAGCGCGCAACGCCTCTCCAGCTCGATCATGCGCTTGTTCGACCACATCTTTTATCGAACCGTTATCAGACTCCGCAACACTGAGTGCATGCGTTACAACCTCAGACGTAGCGACCATAGCCTCATTCGCCAAACTGAGAATCTCTTGCCTCTCGAAGTCTCGCACACGCGCAGAAATTCTCTCTAACTCTGACATATTATTGTCCTGTGATGTGGAGATGCTGCTCAAGTCTTCAAACAAAGCACCTTTATCTCGCGAAGAATAGGGCACCTCATTTCGTATTTGCCATAGCGCATCCTTAATCTGTTGTTGAACCTCAATAAGGGGGTCGGCCTGATACCGGCTGCCACCACCAATGAATCTAAAATAGCTAAGATCAAGAGAACGAACGAGCGCGTAATTCATAGGAGTCGTATGCGTCCGTGGTTCTCCACGAGGCCCCACATCCTCAGCCCACAAATACCATGAGATCATGTCTCCAGGCGTGACGCCTTCCTTCTCTAAATCAACCAAGGTCGTAAGACTCATACGGCGCTCACCCTCGACATTTGGAGTAGCTTTCAAGGTCACCGGCTCTTGGGCACCAACGCGATAAGTCAGGCCGTGGTCCACCACACCCCGAGCGTAATCAATCTCCGCTTCGATAAATAGCTCCTGCAGCGGACTTACTTCAATATCACGAGCCGGATAGGTGAGAGTCAGCACCGGTCGGACCTCTGGGATGACCTCCAAAGTAAACCGACGCGACCGATCTTCACGCCCCACTTTGTCTAGCAGATAGACTTCAAAACGATCAGTATCTCGCGTCCAAAAACCGCCACGATACAAAAGGGGGTCCTCATCAGAAACTTCCAACTCCATGTTATTTGTAGCAGGAAAGTCACGCGCCAGAAGAGCCACGCGCGCCATTGGCTTGTTGACGCGGATTTCAAAATCGAAGCTCGCACCTTCATGGGCCCGTATCCGTCGTGGCTGAACCATCCGGCGGTCCCGATGCTTAAACCGGTGCGGATAGTCAACTGTTACAACAAGCTCCTCCACACCTGGCATTTCATAGACCTGATACTCGAATATCTGTCCACCTCCATTGCTGAACCTGATCTGATAAAAACCCGAACGATCGATTCGGTGGATGCGCTGAACAAAAAGATGCGGTTTGTTCACCTGTGTTTCCATTTGGACCTCAAACCATAGGCTATCTTCGCCCTCCAAATCCCAAGAAAGCTCGCCAGTATGTTCGTCTGCTACTGCGTCTCCATAGCGCAGCATAATCTGCTCGGGAATGGACTTAGGGCTGACCTCGGGTGTGAATGATAGTCGAACTACGATACTGCCTCCGCGTCGGACCAGCGTATCTCCCGGCAACACCGTATACTTCTCTTTCCAAAGAAAAGAACTGGGCCCTAAGTCTATCCGCTCAACGGCGGGCATTATAAATAAAGTGGATAGCAACAAAACCACCGCAATCGCCCCCAAACCCGCGCTGAGTTCAAGCACAGCGAGTTGTTGCTTGCTCTTTCGCGTGGCGAGATGACGCCGCTGCATCTCCTCGGTCGCCTGTTTCACCACCCGATCACGCAACACCGAGGACACACGGGACTGCTCACCCGCCACCGAATCAAGTGCAGTCAAAACCAGAGTCTTATCCGTTCCACGCTCGTCATGCACCCAGCCCTTGATGATCTCTCTACCCGAGAATTTTCTGATAGCGACGAGTCGCTTTACGGTCTGAAACAAGATTAAACCAATGGCACCATAAACCGCAAAATACCACCAATGACGAGCCGCTGCAGCCACACTCTCCAAGACTAGGGCGCAACCCAAGACAACCATAACCAGCGCAGCAATACCGCGCAGCCGCCAGACCCAAAGCTTCTCTCGCTCTGCCTTCCAGGTCTGGATCTGACTCTGAAACTTACTTTGACTCACGGCTGCAATTAGAAGGTTAGCACTGGGAACTACGCGGTCCGAGGCTTGAGATTTCTGCTCCAGATTACTTCAAGGACAAACAAGCCCAATACAATCCATAGAATAAGTTTCCAAAGCCTCTGGGTTTGTTCCGTCAATACCAGCACTTCAGCGACAGCTTCTTCAGAGATGGTAGTCTCTGCATCAGCTGCTTCTACTTCTGGAAACTGCCTTTCTGAAAGACCCACAGCAGCCAGAGCGGGTCCATCCAAGACCGCGGTCCGCGATTCCTGAGGATCGACGTTCACAGCAAACTCTCGCAAAACGCCACCCCGGTCACGCAAACGATACACCCCAGGTTCGTTCAGAATAAGATCCGATCCGGGCTCTGGGACCGTAGCTGAACCGTCTGGAGCAATAACAGAACGCCCCGCCAGACGTTGAGCTGAAATCACGTCTCCCACACGATACTGAAGATCAAGCGCTCGTTCAGAACGGAGTGATCCCAATTTGCCATGCAAGACTGCAACAAAACGAGGCGACAGCACCTAGTTACTATCACGACGGTCCCAACTCGAGTTCATAATAACGATCGACCCGGACCCGAGCGTAACGTCGATCCAAGCAGGTTCACCACTGGAATAACGCGCTATCACTCGATGGGACACTTCATCAAAAAAATCCCCTCCAATGCGCTGATAGCGGATGGTTCTCAAATCGGAGAAAGTTTGGTGTTCAGCTGAAACAAACGGAGCAAACAGTGGATCAGAAAAATCGATTTCTCCGTAGCGAACACCCGCGTTGTTTGTAACCGTTCTCAACTCAGTCTCAGAACCAACTAAAACACTGAGTAGTTCCTCCATAGCTTTGTCGCGCAGCATTAAGAAGACCGACAAGCCACGCTCAACACGCCGGGATAACACCGCCTGAACTGACTCAGAAAGTGGCGACGCCACAATAACCCAGTCCGCCATGATCAATGAAACCGGTACATCTGGATCATCCGGTAATAGATGCTGAAATTGCACGACATAATTCGGAGCATCCACCATCGCTTTCTCCAAATAAAACGCCGTGCGTTCGCTATCAATCGCCCCTTCATCACCCAGATAAACTACACTGATTATTTCCCACTGAGCATTTGCCACATAGGTCAAATCATCGAACCTCCTCGAGCCTCCCGGACTCACAGAAATCGCTCCAATCGACTCTGCGTCGAATTGCACAATCTGGCTCTCACGACCCTGCCAAAAAACTTTGGCAAACTGTTCCCCATCTGAACCCTTAAGCTGGATCGATTCGCCATCCATCACACCGTCTGAAGGACCCAGCACCCTCACCCACTGTTCCCCGAGACCCACCTCACGTCGAGCGGCTGTCTCAGGTACCCAATGCACACCAAAGTTTCCTCCAAGGTTTTGCCCCACCGCGATATGTTGTAGCCCTATTTTTTTTCAGACAGACTCCCTTCCCACCAATCTGAGAAATCACTCCCCTCCTGAAAGTCAGAAATCAGCACAATCTCCCGGGTCAGGGAAATCGGCTCCTCAGGCTGAGCGCGGATCCCCGTGTCCAGTGTGCCCTCCAAACTAGACAACAGCTCGACCGCTTCCGACACAGCCCGTCCAGTATAAGTCCCATGCCATGAGGGAGAAAGTGTGCTGAGCCCACCCAGCAAGTCATTCTTGCGCGATTCAAGATCGTTCTCGTTCCACACGGGACTGGGCGCGAATCCTACCCATTGCTCCAAACTGCGATCATAAACCGCCAGCGCGATATTATCGCCAAAGCGCATTTCGGAAATACGCCCCCTGACCGCCGCCAGAGCCTCTGCCCAGGCATCCCCACGCATACTGGCGCTGCGGTCTATCAGGATAATGGTCTGCCGCTGATCATTTCCGGGACCCAGCGGCGGCGGCAAACCCTTATTGAGAAAAGGCCGAGAAAACGCAAATGCCAGAGAAACAAGGATCAGGCATCGCAGAATGAAGAGCCAGAATTGCTCGATGCGACGCTTCTGCTTACGCGGAAGCTGCGTGGGCTCAAGAAATAGAGTCGCACTAAAAAAGCGGCGCGTCTTCGGACGGCTCCACATCAGGTGTAACCACAGCGGAATGAAAACCGCAAGGATACCGAGAAGATACCAGGGGGACAATAGACTCATTTATGCGGGGTAGCAGTAAATCGGATGTACCGGATAAACAATGTCTCGTTGATAGCAGTTCAAACAAATTAAGCATCCAGCCGAAGATCGCCGTATGAACGGAAAAAGTTCAGGCGGCTGATCAAAATGAAAAGGCTCGCGGACTTCCCCACAAGTTGCAGCCTGTGGCGCATGTTATCAATCAAACCCAAGAGCGAGGCAAAATGAATGTCTGAAAGCCAACATCTTGAGTATAAACGCGAGCTGGGTGACTCCCTTGAGAAAGAGGTGATTGCTTTTCTAAAGTTTCGCGATGGAGGTCAGATCCATATCGGAATCGACGACGCAGGGCCGCCTCTTCGAGCCAGTCGCACTACGCGAAGCAGTCATCAATGCCATCATCCACAACGATTACAGCTATGAAGGCGTCCCGAAATTTGAACTCTTTGCAGACCGCCTTGAAATCACTTCCACGTGTGGCATCCCCCAAGGTTTGAGCGAGGCAGAGTTTTTCGAAGGCTACTCCATGCCTAGGAATAAAGAGCTCATGCGCATATTTAGAGATCTAGACTTGGTCGAACAACTCGGCTCGGGTATGCCGCGGATTCTACACGCCTACCCTAAAACCAGCTTCCATTTCACCGACAATTTCATCCGTATGGTTATACCCGTATCGGGGAAAAGTTCGGGGGAAAGTTCGGGGAAAATAATTCAAGCAATCCAAGAAAATGGCCAAATCACGATACCAGAGCTGGCGCAAGCCATCGGGATATCCACGCGTGCAGTCGAAAAACAAATCGCAAGACTACGTGACAGCAGCCTCATCCGTCGCGTCGGCCACGCAAAAGGCGGCTACTGGGAAATCACTCCAGCTGAGACACGCGACTGAGCTGGGCCGCCACACGAGGCGGCTCAAAACACCCAAGCCCCGACGACCGCACACCCGATAACTAATGCCCACACCGGCAATTTCGCATATTTCAAGAGAGCGAAAGCCATTACAGTAAACGCCAGTCGACCGCTATCCGCCTCTATACCCTCAGCGATAATTGGACTACAGAATGCCGCAAACAAAAGGCCGACCACGACCGCATTCGTACCCTTGAGCCCAGAGCGAATCCAATCCATGCGACGCAAACGATCCCAATAGGGCAACAAGCCCAAAACCATTAGCCACGAAGGCACATAGACCATCACAAGAGCAAACAAACCACCCACACTCCCCCCTGGTCCCAAATTGATTACTGATCCTAGGAACGCCGTAAAAGTGAATAGTGGACCCGGCATAGCCTGAGTCGCACCATAGCCAGCAAGAAAGGTCTCTGCATCCACCCATCCTGCACCGACAGTATATCGTTCGAGCAGTGGCAGCACCACATGCCCCCCTCCGAAGACCATAGAGCCCGCACGATAAAAAGCATCCGCCACCGCAAACAAACTCCCAGGAAACAACGCGGCCAATACCACAAATGCCAAGAGCCCAGCGAAAAAAGCCACAAGCAACGCACGTCCAGGCAGTCTCTCAGCACTCAAGCCAACTGGCTCGGAAGCTGGCTCTGCCTTTTCATCAAAAAGAAAACATCCCACAGCAAACCCGCCCAGAATTACTCCGATCTGCATCAAAGGGTGCGCCACAACAACCAGCACTGCCGCCGCAGCGGCCGCGATCAATGCAGTCGAGCGATCGGGACATAGCTTAGTGTAAAGAGTCAGCAGCGCGTGGGCCACGACTACCACAGCCACCAACTTCAAACCAATGATCCAACCCGCTGCATCCAGGATACCCATCGAAGACATACCCAATCCAAAACCAATCATGAGCACCGCCGAAGGCAGCGTAAAACCAGCCCAGGCTAAGAAAGCTCCGAGCACCCCTGCCCGCCGATATCCGATGGCAAATCCAACCTGACTGCTCGTCGGGCCAGGTAAAAACTGACGCAGTGCCACTAGATCAGCATAACTCGCCTCATCGATCCACTTACGCTGCTTAATGAACGCGTCGTGGTAATAGCCCAGATGCGCCACCGGGCCACCAAACGCAATGCACCCAAGCCGCAGAAAAACTAGAAACACCTCAGTAGGTCGATTCATCCGGCCAACCTGAGATTATGATCCGGCTCGAGGTGCATGGATCGTCGCCCTTCACAAAACCCCAGCCAAAAAGTCCATAGCCGCTGGCTTCAGAGACTCATTAAACACGTCCACCGAGTCCGGCCTGGGTAGATCACCCACGAGCCCCCAATTCTCAACATGTTCCACCGTCTCTCCCGGCTGCACCATACCGAACACACCCAGTGTCTCGATCTCGATGAAATCGGGACAAAAATAAGTCTCAAAGACACAGCCCTCGTCTGGATAATCACCATTCCTGGTGGGCACTTGAGCCTTCAGAAATGTGCCACCTGGCTGCCAGTAGGCAGACCACGCCGGATAATCTCGGACGCCAAGCTTCTGAACCGATCGGTTGCCACACGTATCGACCCCGATGTGGGTCTGATGAAATTGCCACTGTGGCACGGAAAAATCCGTGTATGGCCAAAGCACGATCGCATTGTTTGGCAGCAGACTCCCCGCGCCATGGTCCCGCTTTTCGGGCAAGGGCAACGCAAGATACCCCCCCATCGACATGACCGACAAAGCCCAAGGCGCCATCTCGATGGGCCAAACTGAGCGATTGGTTAACTTGTGGAGAACGCGCACTGAGGTCGAATCGATAAAGCTGATCTCGATCTCCTTCAAAGTCTGATTCTTCGGATCAATTGGCTGAGTGATGCGGACACCCCCAGGTATGGCCTCATAAGCGATCGCTGCATTATCAAGCTCGGGTGTGCGAGTCAGCTCCTCTGGAGCCACCCAAAAACGGTGGCCGCCCCGCAGCATAAACTCCGACTCGCCAGAGCCTCCGATCTGATCGGCGTCATTGTAAAAAAGGTTGGGTCCATCCCTAAAACCGAATTCGATGATCCGCAGTCCAATGCTCGTTGGAACCGTCAGTCGAGCGGCATCGGTCGTGATTTGGACGGCGTCCCAACCGCCATAATCCACCTGAGAAAGCTTAGAGATTTCCATGAGACTTTTATTATTTGCGCTTGCGGGATTTGGGGCGTCGGTAGGTTTTTTTGGGTTTAGGACGCGGCTTTTCCTCTTCGTCCAGATCTTCGACGTAGCGCTTGTTTTTGCCCATGAGTTCGAACTCGACCGGACATCCTTGAAGGTCGAAAGTCTCTTGGAGCCCTTTTTCCAAATAGCGACGGTAGGTATCCTCAAGGCGCTCCTCCTGATTGCAGAACAAGCGAAATTTATAGGGTCGCCGTCCCACATGAACGGCATAGAAAATTTTGAAGCGTTTGGAGTGCGTGATCTTTGGCGCACGATGCTCCAGCAGCTCTTGGATACGGGCATTCAAACGACCCGTTGGGATATTCTTATCCAGCCGTTCATTAAGCTCCCGCGCTGTCCGCATGAGCTTTTCCACCGAGAAACCCGTCTTGGCAGACGTGAACAAAACAGGGGTCCCGGGCAGGAAAAAAAGCTGGTCAGGAACCGCTTCAGCGTAGGCTTTACGGAACTCCTGCTCACTGCGGTATTCGGGCATCGGGTCGTTCCGGAAGCGCTCAAATACCAGGTCCCATTTGTTCACCACGATGATCAGGGCCTTACCCCACTTCTGTGCCATGCCCGCCAGCTTTTGTTCTTGGCGCGTCACACCCTCCTCGGCGTCAATGACAAGGAATACGATATCCGAGCGCTTGATCGTCTCTTCTGTGCGCAATGCAGAGAAATACTCCACCGAGCTGTCTACCTTAGTTTTAGCACGGAGGCCAGCCGTATCGCACAACTTAAACTTCCAAACCTCGCCCGAGCGCGATTGAAAATCCAAGTCCAATTCGACCGCGTCGCGTGTGGTGCCCGGGATTTCGCTGACGATGACACGCTCTTCGCGCAACAGCGCATTGGTCATCGAAGATTTCCCGACATTGGGTCGACCGATCAGGCTGATGCGAATGCGATCTTCTTTGGCTTGAGCAGGCTCGGCTTCTCCGAGTTCATCAAAAATCACGCGCTTGATGGAATCGATCCCCAACTTGTGCTCGGCAGAAACAGTCAGCATTTCGCCAAAGCCCAGTGCACTAAATTCCGCAACGGCATTGTCACGCGTGGCAGGATCGTCGACCTTGTTGATCAGCAAAACCGGCTCGCGCTTTAGCTTACGAAAGGCTGCGGCCAAGTTCTCATCTACCGGCGTAATGCCGTCTTTAGCATCGACCACAAAGAGAATAATTTCCGCCGCCTCGATGGCGAATTGAACCTGCTGCTCAGTCGCGGCATGAATAATTTCCGGCGTCGCATCCGGCTCCATGCCAATACCACCGGTGTCCAGCAGGGTGTAGCCATCCCGTGTTTCGTAGGTGATGACATCGCGGGTCACGCCCGGCATATCATGCACAATCGAGATGCGGCGACCGGCTAGGCTATTAAACAATCGGCTCTTCCCGACATTCGGACGACCCACCAGAGCTACTGAACGGTTTTTAATGGCCTGACTCACGCGGAGACTCCTTTCCCAATCTTCTCCAAATAGCCCTCGATACGATCCGCAGCCTCGATGAGCTGGTCATAAGATGTCGAATAGGCCGCCCGCACAAAGCCTTCACCTCCAGGTCCAAAAGCAGATCCCGGCACTACGGCGACGTCATCATCCAGCAAGCCCTTGGCAAAGTCCATCGAAGACAAACCCGTCGAGCGGATGTCTGGAAAGAGGTAAAACGCACCACCGGGAACGTGACAGTCGAGCCCCATCTCATTGAAGCGACGGGCCAAAAAATCACGCCGCTCACAGTAACGCTCCTTCATCTTGGCCACAGAATCATCCCCGTGCGCTAGCGCCTCGCGAGCGGCCTCCTGGCTGAGAATTGGAGCGCATAGCATGGCGTATTGATGGACCTTCATCATCGCCTCGATCCAGTCTTTAGGCCCACAAGCATACCCGATCCGGAAACCCGTCATAGCCCAAGCTTTCGAACACCCATGGAGAAAAAGCGTCCGCTCTTTCATACCCGGTAGATCAGCGATACTGTAATGAGGCTGATCATCGTAAGTCAGCTCAGCATAAATCTCGTCACTTAGGATAAGGAGGTCCTTTTCACGAGCGAAGGCTGCGATGTCCTCAAGCACCTTCTTAGGAAAGACTGCGCCCGTCGGATTCGTCGGAAAATTGAGCATCAACGCCTTGGTCCCCGGCTGCCAAGCAGCACGCAAATGATCGACATTGAGGGCAAACAGGTCGTCCTTTTTCGTCTGCACCGGAATGGCGACCCCATGAGCGAGTGCAATCGATGGGTTATAGCTCACGTAGCATGGTTCATGGTAAAGCACCTTATCGCCCGGATTGAGAATCGCGCGCAATGCAATATCGATCGCCTCGGAGACACCCACGGTTGTAATAATCTCTGTAGCTGGGTCATACCCCATACCGAAATTCTTTTCCACATAGCGGCTAATTTCGCGGCGAAAGCTGATTAGACCACGATTATCGGTGTAGCTCGTTCGTCCCTGTTCAAGGGCATAGATGGCAGCTTCGCGGATATGCCAAGGCGTCACAAAATCGGGCTCCCCCACGCCGAGTGAGATCGCTTCGGGCCTTTGTTGTACAACCGCAAAAA
Coding sequences:
- a CDS encoding BatA domain-containing protein; amino-acid sequence: MSLLSPWYLLGILAVFIPLWLHLMWSRPKTRRFFSATLFLEPTQLPRKQKRRIEQFWLFILRCLILVSLAFAFSRPFLNKGLPPPLGPGNDQRQTIILIDRSASMRGDAWAEALAAVRGRISEMRFGDNIALAVYDRSLEQWVGFAPSPVWNENDLESRKNDLLGGLSTLSPSWHGTYTGRAVSEAVELLSSLEGTLDTGIRAQPEEPISLTREIVLISDFQEGSDFSDWWEGSLSEKK
- a CDS encoding winged helix-turn-helix transcriptional regulator → MEVRSISESTTQGRLFEPVALREAVINAIIHNDYSYEGVPKFELFADRLEITSTCGIPQGLSEAEFFEGYSMPRNKELMRIFRDLDLVEQLGSGMPRILHAYPKTSFHFTDNFIRMVIPVSGKSSGESSGKIIQAIQENGQITIPELAQAIGISTRAVEKQIARLRDSSLIRRVGHAKGGYWEITPAETRD
- the chrA gene encoding chromate efflux transporter → MNRPTEVFLVFLRLGCIAFGGPVAHLGYYHDAFIKQRKWIDEASYADLVALRQFLPGPTSSQVGFAIGYRRAGVLGAFLAWAGFTLPSAVLMIGFGLGMSSMGILDAAGWIIGLKLVAVVVVAHALLTLYTKLCPDRSTALIAAAAAAVLVVVAHPLMQIGVILGGFAVGCFLFDEKAEPASEPVGLSAERLPGRALLVAFFAGLLAFVVLAALFPGSLFAVADAFYRAGSMVFGGGHVVLPLLERYTVGAGWVDAETFLAGYGATQAMPGPLFTFTAFLGSVINLGPGGSVGGLFALVMVYVPSWLMVLGLLPYWDRLRRMDWIRSGLKGTNAVVVGLLFAAFCSPIIAEGIEADSGRLAFTVMAFALLKYAKLPVWALVIGCAVVGAWVF
- the der gene encoding ribosome biogenesis GTPase Der, which encodes MKNRSVALVGRPNVGKSRLFNSLAGRRISIVHDMPGVTRDVITYETRDGYTLLDTGGIGMEPDATPEIIHAATEQQVQFAIEAAEIILFVVDAKDGITPVDENLAAAFRKLKREPVLLINKVDDPATRDNAVAEFSALGFGEMLTVSAEHKLGIDSIKRVIFDELGEAEPAQAKEDRIRISLIGRPNVGKSSMTNALLREERVIVSEIPGTTRDAVELDLDFQSRSGEVWKFKLCDTAGLRAKTKVDSSVEYFSALRTEETIKRSDIVFLVIDAEEGVTRQEQKLAGMAQKWGKALIIVVNKWDLVFERFRNDPMPEYRSEQEFRKAYAEAVPDQLFFLPGTPVLFTSAKTGFSVEKLMRTARELNERLDKNIPTGRLNARIQELLEHRAPKITHSKRFKIFYAVHVGRRPYKFRLFCNQEERLEDTYRRYLEKGLQETFDLQGCPVEFELMGKNKRYVEDLDEEEKPRPKPKKTYRRPKSRKRK
- a CDS encoding aminotransferase class I/II-fold pyridoxal phosphate-dependent enzyme, which translates into the protein MSMSFPYLADTVRDLPRSGIRDFFAVVQQRPEAISLGVGEPDFVTPWHIREAAIYALEQGRTSYTDNRGLISFRREISRYVEKNFGMGYDPATEIITTVGVSEAIDIALRAILNPGDKVLYHEPCYVSYNPSIALAHGVAIPVQTKKDDLFALNVDHLRAAWQPGTKALMLNFPTNPTGAVFPKKVLEDIAAFAREKDLLILSDEIYAELTYDDQPHYSIADLPGMKERTLFLHGCSKAWAMTGFRIGYACGPKDWIEAMMKVHQYAMLCAPILSQEAAREALAHGDDSVAKMKERYCERRDFLARRFNEMGLDCHVPGGAFYLFPDIRSTGLSSMDFAKGLLDDDVAVVPGSAFGPGGEGFVRAAYSTSYDQLIEAADRIEGYLEKIGKGVSA